The Pan troglodytes isolate AG18354 chromosome 6, NHGRI_mPanTro3-v2.0_pri, whole genome shotgun sequence genomic sequence ttaaagaacaaataaaaacacacgtgtgtttgtgtatatttgcatatatgtatagtatataacatttatgtatgtatatgtgtttgtgtacatctatatacacatatatatgtgtatatccttcaatttctttttctttttcttttttttttttttttttgaggtgggggtctcactctgtcacccaggctggagtgcagtggcatgatcttggctcattgcaacctccacctcctgggctcaagcaatcctcccacctcagcttcccaaacagctgggactacaggtgtgtgccaccacatctggctaatttttgtatttttttgtagagatggtacttcaccatattgcccaggctggtctcaaaccatcaggctgaagcgatcctactgccttggcctctcaaagtgctgggattacaggtgtgaaccaccacacctggctccctcgctccctccctcccacctctttctttcctttcttcccgccctccctcccttccttccttcctccctccctttctctctttctttctttctttctttcttgatggagttttgctcttgttgcccaggctggagtgcaatgacgcaatctcagccaccaccactgcgcctggcctaaacttGCATTCTTCTAAGGACGTGAGGGATCTAACCATGAAAATAGCTaccatttaggccaggcgcggtggctcacacctgtaatcccagcactttgggaggtcaaggcaggaggatcacttgagcccaggggtttgagaccagcctaggcaacctagCAAgtccccgtctccacaaaaacaaaaacaaaaacaaaatcagcagCTGGGTGTAGTAGTGTGCAtccataatctcagctacttgggaggatcgcttgagcctaagaggttgaggctacagtgagctgagacctgccactgcactccaacctgggcaacagagccagatcctgtctcaaaaaaaaaaaaaaagaagaagaagaaatgaggcaggagaggctgggcgtggtggcttactcctgtaatcccagcactttgggaggctgaggtgggcagatcacttgaggtcaggagttcaataccagcatggccaacatggtgaaaccccatctctactaaaaatacaaaaattagctgggcgtggtggtgggcgcctgtaatcccagctacttgggaggctgaggcaggagaattgcttgaacttgggaggtggaggttgcagtgagcctagatttcaccacagcactccagcctgggcaacagagccaggctctgtctcacaaaaaaaaaaaaaaaaaaaaaaaaaaaagaaagaaagaaaaagaaaaaaaaaggaaagaaaagataaagaaaatagctACCACCACTTTCTCGGTGTCCTCTATCTGCCTGGGACTGTGCTAAATGCCGTGTATACCtgatctcatttatttctcataaatacCCAGTAGGATGGCTGtccttatcctcattttacagaaccAGGTCACAGGGCACCAAGAAATTGCTAAATGTGAAACCTGGCTTCTCTGTGCTTTCCTCACCACCAGATcatgctgaaaagaaaaaaggcttggctgggctcagtggctcatgcttgtaatcccagaaatttgggaagctgaggcaggcagatcacttgaggtcaggagtttgagagcagcctggctaacccatggtgaaaccccatctctactaaaaatacaaaaattagtggggtgtgggggtgcttgcctgtaatctcagctactcaagaggctgaggcaggcgaattgcttgaacctaggaggcagaggttgcagtgagccaagatagtgccattgcactccagcatgggtgacagaacgagactctatctcaaaaaaaaaaaaaaaaaaaaaaaaaaggcttgactATTTCTCTCACCTGAGACACAATTTTCATAGCAGGGTGAAGATtgtaggcaaaggacatggatCCTGTTgatcaatcattttatttttatatttatttatttacagacggaatctcactctgttgcccagactggagtgcaatggcgcgatcttggctcactgcaatctctgcctcccaggttcaaatgattctcctgcctcagcctcatgagtagctgggattacaggtgcctgtaatcccagctactcaggaggctgaatcacttgaacccaggaggtggaggttgcagtgagctgagatcgtgccactgcactccagcctgggtgacagaacgagactctgtctcaaaaaacaaaaatattatttttaataatgataattattgaAGGCCGTGgtctttcaaagtgttgggattataggcatgagccactgtgtttggCTCACACTGATTTATAATTAGTTCTGTCTGTGTTTGTTTCTCAAAccacaatgaggaaaatgtattCCCAAAGATGCTCAGTGACACTGGGCTGAGCTGAATGCTAGGTTAGGAACCTAGGCTGATTTCCCAGCCGGCACTGTAGTTTGGAACAATTAACCCAGATATACCTCAAATATTGTTAGCTTTCCCATGTGTCTCTTTGACCTCTCATTGCATCTCATTACAACAGGCTTCTTACCTTGCCCAGTTTAGCGTTGTGGTAATTTTGCTTGCCATTGTTTACAGCAACCGAATGGCTTGTTAAAATAACTCTCTGCCTAggtagaaggatggcttgaggtcagggattccagaccagcctgggcaacatagtgagagcctatctctaccaataataataataataataataaataaataaataaataaaataaaataaaaataaattagccgagcatgagccaggcgtggtggctcacgcctgtaaacccagcactttgggaggctaaggcaggcggatcacctgaagctgggagttcaagaccagcctgaccaacatggagaaaccccatctctactaaaaaatgcaaaattagctgggcgtggtggtgcatgcctgtaatcccagctactcagcaggctgaggcaggagaattgcttgaacccagtaggcggaggttgtggtgagccaagattgcatcattgcactccagcctgggcaacaagagtgaaactccatcccccccccccaaaaaaaaaaaaaaaattagccgagcatggtggcgcatatctgcagtcctagctattcagaaggctgtggcaggagaatggcttgagcgaGGGAGGttcagggtgcagtgagctatgatcatgccactgcactccagactgggcaacacagcaagacctctcatcgtgaaataaaaattttaaatgcctcCCTGCCACAATGGCATTTAGAGACAATAAAAATGAGTAACCAGGGAggatatgtatgcatgtgtgtatgactctgggtgtgtgtgtgtgtgtgtctgtacatatacatatacctatctctctctttatatataatcACATGTTACCTCAGCCCATCTGGTCTTTCCACATAGTTCAAATAAACAGGACTGACAAATTTCCACCAGTGAAAATCTCTACAAGCCTAAGAATAAATTTAGCTGATCTTCAAGCCTGTTTACACATTACCAGATTGATTCTGTGTTTTTTGGCAAATGTTCCACCGAAGACTCTaccctttaaaatgtttaaattatttgcctagatactgcataaagacattttcattctactttttatcaAGAGGATAGCTTGAAAAACAACAATTCTGCAGCATGTGCACTGCGGTGCTCAAGGAGGGCATGCAATGTgcactgaaaggaaaaaatagcTTCCAAAAAAAGGAAGTGAGCTTTTTAATGTCAACGATAAATGTGGCAAAATATAATGCTGCAAAAATAAGGGAaactaaaggtttttttttttttttttttttttttttttttttgagacagggtctcactctgttttccagactggagtgcactggtgtgatcataccacactgcagccttgaactcctgggctcaaggattcctctcacctcagcctcccaagtagctgggaccacaggcgtgcaccaccatgcccggctagtttttttcactttttgtagagacaggattttgctatgttgcccaggctggtcttgaactcctgggctcaaaggatggacctgccttggcctcccaaatgctgggattacaggagtcggGCACCACAACTGGcctattttatttgatttatttaaaaaatgctaatcccagcactttgggaggccgaggtgggcagatcacctgaggtcaggagttcgagaccagcctggccaaaatggtgaaaacccctgtctactaaaaatacaaaaattagctgggcatggtgacgtgcacctgtaatcccagctactcaggaggctgagcctggggaatcacttgaactcgggaggcggaggttgcaggaggcgagatcatgccattgcactccagcctgggcaacaagagcgaaactccatctcaaataaaaagaaaaaaaaagatttagtactgcaacctttttttttttttttttttttgagacggggtcttgctctgtcgcccaggctggagtgcagtggctcgatctcggctcactgcaagctccgcctcctgaggtcacgccattctcccgcctcagcctcccccgagtagctgggactacaggcgcccgccactacgcctggctgatgttttgtatttttagtagagacggggtttcgccgtgttagccaggatggtctcgatctgctgacctcgtgatccgcccgcctcggcctcccaaagtgctaggattacaggcatgagccaccgcgcttggcctactgcaaccatttttaaatgtatagttcaGCGGCGTTAAATACATTCACTTTGTCTGCAACCGTCGCTACCGTCCATCACCTCCCTTTGTCTTCATTTTCAGACTCACCAGTAGGGGGCGGACGGAGACAGCACATCAGCCTCGACCCCCACGCCTCCTCTCCCGCGCATGCGCGTCTTACCTGCCAAAAAGAAAGGTGGCAAGGGCGTGTCCAGGGGCGGGGCCTGTGGGCCGCGCAGGCGCGTGGCTGGCTTTGTGACGTCAGGCTGCGCGGCCAGGCTGGTACAGGCAGCTGCTCGCTGAGGCACTTCTCCGAGCGTGACGTGCGGACTCCGCTCCACTGCGGCCCGCCCGCCCGCCGGTCTAGCCGCCGCCTCCCTCGCTCCCTGAGCGCGCCAGGCGAGGGTCAGCTGCCGGGGCGACGCGGCGCGGAgagggcgggcgggcgggctgTGGGAGCGCCGGTCTCTATATGGCGGCGGCTCTGTCGGGCCTGGCTGTCCGGCTCTCGCGCTCGGCCGCCGCTCGCTCCTATGGGGTCTTCTGCAAGGGGCTGACGCGCACGCTGCTCATCTTCTTCGACCTGGCCTGGCGGCTGCGTATCAACTTCCCCTACCTCTACATCGTGGCTTCCATGATGCTCAACGTCCGCCTGCAGGTGGGTGAGCCGTGCCTGCCCGGCCCCCGGCCCTCCCCGAGCGCCCGCCTCGCCCGCGGGATGCAGACGCCACGGCAACTGCCACTGCCTAGAAGCTGAGTGTATGTCAAGCACCGTGCATTTTCCCGTGCGACCCTACTTTGGGGAGATCCACTGAGGTGGTCCTTATCCCCGTTCTGCAAACGCGGCACTGGGGGTCAGGTTAAGCGACTTGCCTTGGGGAAGGTCCCGCAGCTCGCGAGGTGGGGTCCGAGACTGCATGGGCTGGAAAGGTGTTGAAGAGGACCTTTATTAAATGTTGGGTGAATCTTCTAGTTCCCAAACTTTGCAacctcccccttttttttaattgtaaagacgggtctcggccgggcgcggtggcttactcctgtaatgcactttgggaggctgaggcgggcggatcacctgaggtcaggagttcgagaccagcctgatcaacacggagaaaccccgtctctactaaaaatacagaattagccgggcgtggtggcgcgtgcctgtaatcccagctactcgggaggctgaggcggcagaatcgctggaacctgggaggccgcaggttgcggtgagccgagatcgctccattgcgctccagcctgggcagcaagagggaaactccatctcaaaaataataataataataataaaggggtctcgttatgttgcccaggctggtctcgaactcctggcctcaagagatcctcccatcttggcctcccagtgctgggattataggcatgagccaccacatctggcctgcaTAGACGTTTTATGTTATCCTTGAAGCTAAAAATGGATTGGAAGTTAACAGCGTTTTGATAAATGTACCGTAATTTGGCCAGAGGTGGAACTGAGTTGTGAGGGTGAAGACCAGGGAAAATAAAGTGGAAGAGGTGGAAGCACAAAACGTCTCAGAGGCCTGGAACCATTCAGCTGATCTTAGAGTATGCTCACACCCCAGCACCCTGGAGACCGCCTTTGCTATAAAAAAttggtatctctttttttttttttttccctgagacagagtcttactcttgcccaagctggagtgtggtggcgccatctcagctcactgcaacctctgcctcccgagttcaagcgattctcctgactcagcctcctgagtagctgggactacaggtgcccgccaccacgccgggctaatttttgtatttttaagtagagttgggttttcaccatgttcgccaggctggtctcaaaatcctgacttcaagtgatctgcccgcctcgacctcccaaagtgctgggattacaggcgtcagccacagcgcccagccaagaGACTGATATTTCTACATCCGTTGAATTCCagttgcctttttctttcttttatattttcctttttggtagagacagggtcttcccatgttgccaaggctggtcttgaacttctggcctcaagtgatcctcctgccttgccctcccaaagcactaggattatagtCAGAACCCAGTGAGCCCAGCCTCAGATGACTTTTTCTAGTGGAAGGAAAGGTTGTCAACTCGAGAATTCTTTCTCAAAGAAAGCTGGCCAAGTCCTGAGCCCCTCTTGCATTCCATTTGCATACCTCTGTGCTGAAGGAGGGACCCTCCTTTGGGGAGTTTACAGTTGGACGGTCCTTGGGTTGCTCCCTGGCGTGCAGAATGAACCAGTCTGAGCAGTAGAACCACCACACTGCAGGTGCCGTCCCTTTCTAACGTCGGTTTGGCCATATCAAAGTATGATTGTCCCAGTAGCAGGTCTTCAGGTGGCTGGTGCCTGACACAGGTGATGATAATTAACATGAAACCTAACACTGGCTGTTGATCCAAATTGAGTTAagatggctgggcgcagtagctcactcctgtaagtaatcccaacactttgggaggccaaggtgtctGCGTCGcttaagctcaggaatttgagaccaccctgggctacagggtgaaaccctgtctctactaaaatacaaaaaattagctgggcatggtggccgggcagtggtggcgtgcacctgtagtcccggctgcttgtggggctcaggtgggaggatcgcttgagcctgggaggcagaggttgcagtgagccgagattgtgccactgcactccagcctgggcgacagtgagattctgtctcaagtaAATGAGTTGAGATTAACTGGCCTCTTTATTTTGAGGTCCAAATTGAGGTACTTTCATGTGATCAAGGGCTTGTAGCATTCTGAAATTATACCTGATTAGAGGGGTCAAAACCTCCACCAGGTAGCTTGAATTGAGTGAAGGGTGCTCCTGTGTCAGGTCAGGGGACTGGTAAACGAGAAGGCCTGAGCCCTCCCCAGTTACCGCCTTCGGAAATAGGGGCCCAGTATTTGCCGTATCTAGTCAGCACCAAGAGAAATCAGAAGTCAAGATTTTTAGATTTCCAATccggatttttaaaaaacaaactttggctgggcatggtgtctcatgcctgtaatcccagtatattgggaggctgaagcaggcggatcacttgaggtcaggagtttaagaccagcctggacaatatggcaaaaccccatctctactaaaagtaaaaaaattaggcaggtgtgatggtgcacgcctgtaatcccagctacatggtaggctgaggcaggagaatcacttgaacccaggagatggaggttgcagtgagccaagatcaccctactgcactccagcctgggaaacacagcgagactctgtctcaaaaaaaaaaaaataataataaccaccaccaaaaaaacagattttaaaaaaagaaactttgagGGCAAAACAAAAAGTGTCTGCAGGCTGTATTTGGCTCCTGTACTCCCCTTTTTGTCTAGAGTAACGTAATTTGCAGTCATttgtaaaaatcacaagaatgGCTGTAAGAGAAAACCTGCTACATGATGCTGTTTTGGTGAAAATTGGTATGCTTTTTACCATTGAAACAGTTACCTTTTTCATATATCTGCTTCTCTATTTATAACCACCTCTCTAGTCTACCCTACTGTATCCACTCGCCTGGACTTTGTAGTATCTGCCATCTCCACCAAGCAATCAGAGGCAACTTCTAAAAAACAAATCAGAtcgagggctgggtgtggtggctcatgcctataatcccagcactttgggagactgaggtgggaggatcacttgagcccaggagttccagaccagcctgggcaacacagcaagaccccagtctgtacaaaaaataaattagccgggtgtcgtggtgcgtgcctgtaatcccagctacttgggaggcagaggtgggaggatcgcttgagccaaggaggccgaagatgcagtgagccgtgatcatgacgatgcacaccagcctgggcaacagagtgagactctgtctctaaaattaacaacaagaaaaacacatAACCTCCcataaatctgatcatgtcatttctaaaagaaagctaaactctggccgggcgcggtggccggGCGTGCTGGGATttacgcctgtaaatcccagctcctggagaggctgaggcaggcagatcacctgaggtcaggagtttgagaccagcatggccaacatggtgaaaccccatctctactaaaatacaaaaattatccgggcatggcggcatgcgcctgtcatcccagctatttgggaggctgaggcaggagaattacttgaaccctgggaggtggaggttacagtgagccaagtttgtgccactgcactccagcctgggcaacacagtgagactccgtctccaaaaaaataataataaaatttaaaaaaaagaattgagtgGGCCAGGTGccgtgactcacccctgtaatcccagcactttgggagtccaaggtgggaggatcacttgaactgaggagtttgagaccagcctgggcaacagggcgaaactccgtctctacaaaaaatacaaaaattagctgggcgtggtggtgcatgcctatagtcccagctacttgggagactgaggtggatcacttgaggccagaaggtcGAGGaggcagtgagctataattgtgccactgtactccaggctgggcaacagagcaagaccctgtctgtaaaaaaagaCACAAGTGTGAAGATTGTAGGCTTGGGCTTGACCAAGTGCAACAAGCAGCCATGTCACAtcgtgggggtggggagtggggtgtCTGTCTTCTTGGCCTTGATATTTACCTCTGCTACTTTAAACTCCCCTGCAGCTTTTAgagtttttgttcatttgtgaAAAAACACTAACTTACCTGatttgaagttttaatttttgtggcttTCTGGTAAAGGGAGGTGCAACAGGAAATAGAATCTGAAGGAATAAGGGGGACAGCCccacgcctttttttttttttttctttttcttcagaacATGCTTTACcctcgcttgaggccaggagcttgagaagcctgggcaacatagtgagacaccatcactacaaaacattaaaaattagttgaatgtagtggtgcatgcctgtagtcccagctacttgggaggctgaggtgggaggatcacctgtgcctgggagttcaaggctacagtaagctatgatcccaccactgctctccagaatgggtgacagagtgagactaaaaagaaaaagccatacCCATCCTCTTCATTGCAGGAATGTTAGAATCTGTTTCACGAGTAATAAGGCCTAAAGAACtccattttccaaatttgtttagGGAGCCCCTCCCCCCTAGATCTCTAGTTTGTAGGGCAGTGAGGCATTTTAAGGAGGTTAATACCTCTTTAGGATGAAagatgattaaatgagaaaatgatgcAGACAGTTGTATACTGAGAAtggttatgattttaaaatactatttgcaAGCAAGCCTTAATCTCCTGGAGTTGTTAGCATCCTtcttatttatacagaatctgaaaTACAAGGCAGTTAAATGGAATCAATACCAAATACTAAATTTAGTAAAAGCAAGATTAAAAATGGTACTGTGAATCTGCTATAATTTAACAAGTCATGCCTACAACTTTTCAGTTATATGGCCTGTGGGAAGAATCAAGTGTTTCTTAGTCCTagatcatatatataaaattattatttttttttgagacggagtttcgctcttgttgctcaggctggagtgcagtggtgtgatttcggatcactgcaacctccgcttcccaggttcaatcgattctcctgcctcagcctcctgagtagctgggattacaggtgcctggtaccacgcccagctaattattgtatttttagt encodes the following:
- the SMIM10L3 gene encoding salivary gland specific protein SAGSIN1, with the translated sequence MAAALSGLAVRLSRSAAARSYGVFCKGLTRTLLIFFDLAWRLRINFPYLYIVASMMLNVRLQVHIEIH